The proteins below come from a single Gordonia sp. X0973 genomic window:
- a CDS encoding Trm112 family protein, whose product MSRAAEIDPIVRERLVCPTDHGPLIDAGDELYNPRLRVAYRIDADGIPVMLAGEARPVDDAEHAALTGAQQ is encoded by the coding sequence ATGTCCCGCGCTGCTGAAATCGATCCGATCGTCCGCGAACGGCTCGTCTGTCCCACCGATCACGGCCCGCTGATCGATGCCGGCGACGAGCTGTACAACCCACGTCTGCGCGTGGCGTACCGGATCGACGCCGACGGAATCCCGGTGATGCTGGCCGGGGAGGCACGTCCGGTCGACGACGCCGAACACGCCGCTCTCACCGGCGCGCAGCAGTGA
- the tyrS gene encoding tyrosine--tRNA ligase, translating into MTQTAVGGVTDIVDELQWRGLIAASTDLDALRDHLAAGPVTLYAGFDPTAASLHAGHLVPLLTLRRFQEAGHRPIVLAGGATGLIGDPRDVGERTMNSTDTVAEWADRIGGQLRRFVRMDDSPQGAVVVNNMEWTGNLSALEFLRDVGKHFSVNVMLARETVKRRLESDGISYTEFSYLLLQSNDFVELNRRYGCTLQIGGSDQWGNIVGGVDLARRLDGTSLHALTVPLVTSSDGKKFGKSTGGGSLWLDPALTVPYAWYQYFVNTADADVVRYLKWFTFLSREEIDELAAATEEKPHLRLAQKRLAAEMTTMIHGADQTAAVEQASAALFGRAELAGLDEPTIAAALGETSVAAYPTEARPTIVELLVDSGLVDSNKAARRTIGEGGAYVNNAKIDDENWVPTADDLLHGRWLVLRRGKKTFAGARIGAEQDA; encoded by the coding sequence GTGACGCAGACGGCGGTCGGCGGTGTCACCGACATCGTCGACGAATTGCAGTGGCGCGGTCTGATCGCGGCATCCACCGACCTCGACGCGCTGCGGGACCATCTCGCCGCCGGGCCGGTCACCCTGTACGCGGGCTTCGACCCCACCGCCGCCAGCCTGCACGCCGGCCACTTGGTGCCGCTGCTGACACTGCGGCGCTTCCAGGAGGCGGGCCACCGGCCGATCGTCCTGGCCGGCGGCGCCACCGGACTGATCGGCGACCCCCGCGACGTCGGTGAGCGGACCATGAACTCGACCGACACCGTCGCCGAGTGGGCCGATCGGATCGGCGGGCAGCTGCGGCGCTTCGTGCGCATGGACGACTCCCCGCAGGGGGCGGTCGTCGTCAACAACATGGAGTGGACCGGCAACCTGAGCGCGTTGGAGTTCCTGCGCGACGTGGGGAAGCACTTCTCCGTCAACGTGATGTTGGCGAGGGAGACGGTGAAGCGACGACTCGAGAGCGACGGGATCAGCTACACCGAGTTCAGCTACCTGCTGCTCCAATCGAACGACTTCGTGGAACTCAACCGCAGATACGGATGCACGCTGCAGATCGGCGGATCCGATCAGTGGGGAAACATCGTGGGCGGCGTCGATCTTGCCCGACGACTCGACGGGACCTCGCTGCACGCGCTCACGGTGCCGTTGGTGACATCGTCGGACGGCAAGAAGTTCGGCAAGTCCACCGGTGGGGGGAGTTTGTGGCTCGACCCCGCGCTGACCGTGCCGTACGCCTGGTACCAGTACTTCGTGAACACCGCCGACGCCGACGTGGTGCGCTACCTCAAGTGGTTCACCTTCCTGAGCCGAGAAGAGATCGACGAACTCGCCGCGGCCACCGAGGAGAAGCCGCACCTGCGGTTGGCGCAGAAGCGGCTCGCGGCCGAGATGACCACGATGATCCACGGCGCCGACCAGACGGCCGCCGTCGAACAGGCCAGTGCGGCCCTGTTCGGGCGCGCCGAACTGGCCGGTCTGGACGAACCGACGATCGCCGCCGCGCTGGGGGAGACGAGCGTCGCCGCCTACCCGACCGAGGCCCGGCCGACGATCGTCGAACTCCTCGTCGACAGCGGACTGGTCGACTCGAACAAGGCGGCCCGGCGGACGATCGGTGAGGGCGGCGCGTACGTCAACAACGCCAAGATCGACGACGAGAACTGGGTGCCGACGGCCGACGACCTCCTGCACGGACGGTGGTTGGTGCTCCGACGCGGAAAGAAGACCTTCGCCGGTGCGCGCATCGGTGCCGAACAGGACGCGTGA
- a CDS encoding TlyA family RNA methyltransferase — MAPRARLDAELVRRGLARSREHASALIAAGEVTVNGAPATKPATNVGKDTPIVVKAVEEQWASRGAHKLIGALDQFVPQGLVVPGRRCLDAGASTGGFTDVLLNRGAAQVVAVDVGYGQLVWRLRSDERVAVYDRTNVRTLTPEQIGGPVDLTVSDLSFISLRLVLAAMASCTRVGGDLVPMVKPQFEVGKDRVGAGGVVRDPRLRVSAVVEVARWASALGLHLRDAGASPLPGPSGNVEYFLWLTREADDAELAERARRLPSDLSAATDTLEGIDTGFDRHGVTDLIEGVVADGPQ; from the coding sequence ATGGCACCCAGGGCACGGCTCGACGCGGAACTCGTCCGGCGCGGCTTGGCGCGCTCCCGGGAGCACGCGAGTGCGTTGATCGCGGCGGGTGAGGTGACGGTCAACGGTGCCCCGGCCACCAAACCGGCGACGAACGTCGGGAAAGACACACCGATCGTGGTCAAGGCGGTGGAAGAGCAATGGGCGTCGCGCGGGGCGCACAAATTGATCGGCGCCCTCGATCAGTTCGTGCCCCAGGGGCTGGTCGTGCCGGGGCGGCGATGCCTCGACGCCGGCGCGTCGACGGGCGGTTTCACCGACGTGCTCCTGAATCGGGGCGCGGCGCAGGTGGTCGCCGTCGACGTCGGGTACGGGCAACTGGTGTGGCGGCTGCGCTCCGACGAGCGAGTCGCGGTGTACGACCGCACCAACGTGCGGACGTTGACCCCCGAACAGATCGGCGGGCCGGTCGACCTGACCGTGTCGGACCTCTCCTTCATCTCGCTGCGCCTGGTGCTGGCCGCGATGGCCTCGTGTACCCGCGTCGGCGGCGATCTCGTGCCGATGGTCAAGCCGCAGTTCGAGGTCGGCAAGGATCGGGTCGGCGCGGGCGGCGTGGTACGCGACCCGCGGCTGCGGGTGTCCGCCGTCGTCGAAGTGGCCCGATGGGCGTCGGCCCTGGGCCTGCACCTGCGCGACGCGGGCGCCTCACCGCTTCCGGGACCGTCGGGGAACGTCGAATACTTCCTGTGGCTCACTCGAGAGGCCGACGACGCCGAGTTGGCGGAGCGGGCCCGACGGTTGCCGTCGGATCTGTCAGCCGCCACCGATACGCTTGAAGGCATCGACACCGGGTTCGATCGCCACGGCGTCACCGACTTGATCGAGGGCGTCGTGGCCGACGGGCCGCAGTAG
- a CDS encoding AMP-binding protein produces MQLPLGIGGAVNRVLATAQNGLEVLRFGGLETGTQPAPYQVVETEKMFRLRRYFPDDPGTDSPHVILVHPMMVSANIYDVTEEKGAVSVLHRNGIIPWVVDFGSPDREEGGMERTLADHIVALSRIVDIVREATGRDVHLAGYSQGGMFVYQCAALRRSKGLASVITYGSPVDVLAALPLGLPAGIVAPGAEFLADKVFPHISIPGWLARTGFQMLDPVKTARSRLDFLRQLHDRDALLPREDQRRFLEAEGWVAWSGPAVAELLRQFVSHNRMMSGGFVINGDLVTLAEVTCPVLAFVGDADDIGQPAAVRGILRAAPKADVWESRLPVGHFGLVVGSVSGSQTWPTTSEWIRWRDGTGERPADIEPMTDVASGPGSGVTLASRVQHGLNAVADAGVTAGRDIVDSAVSVQRTSRAIAAESVRTVPRLFRLGQIQPSTRISLGKLMSENNRRARHKELFLFEDRVLTHDQVNTRIDNVVAGLISCGIRPGQRVGVLMDTRPSALVVVAALSRLGAVGVLLTTDLDIGAGITLTEARVVIADPNHLEIARAHSGRVLVLGGGSGDARVIEAADGESVVDMEQIDPAAVDMPSWYRPDPGMAGDLAFILFTRGATFELTPWPVTNHRFAVSAFGAATAAGLTNNDTVYCLPPLSHPSGLLTTLGATLVGRSRIALSNGVDAQTFATEVHRYGITVVSYTWTMMREIVRSPEFEINQHNPIRLFMGSGMPMGLWSEVLDSFPRAHVLEFFATADGSAILSNVSGAKLGAMGRPLPETSDVKVAGVDRGSDSLRVGADGFIEEARPDEVGVLLSAARLRFATNGPVLADVFAKHDRWEVSNHLFRTDAQGDLWYMGAIPSVVVSKDGPVYRPPIEQALSCARGVDLVAVYRTQVGGGAENGGDDLAVAAITARDGEADAITVSSLRVALGGLPAAERPHLIRLVDKIALSESYRPLTGELVAQGVPKPGVRVWYRDEQGGYRRFTKAVAAERGWQ; encoded by the coding sequence GTGCAGCTTCCACTGGGGATCGGCGGGGCCGTCAACCGGGTTCTGGCCACGGCGCAGAACGGACTCGAGGTACTGCGATTCGGCGGCTTGGAGACGGGTACGCAACCCGCGCCGTACCAGGTCGTCGAAACCGAGAAGATGTTCCGGCTGCGCCGCTACTTCCCCGACGACCCCGGTACCGACAGCCCCCACGTGATCCTCGTCCACCCGATGATGGTCTCGGCCAACATCTACGACGTCACCGAGGAGAAGGGGGCGGTGTCGGTACTGCACCGCAACGGCATCATCCCGTGGGTCGTGGACTTCGGGTCCCCCGATCGCGAAGAGGGTGGGATGGAGCGCACCCTCGCCGATCACATCGTCGCGCTGTCGCGCATCGTCGACATCGTGCGCGAGGCCACCGGTCGCGACGTCCACCTGGCCGGCTATTCGCAGGGCGGGATGTTCGTCTACCAGTGCGCCGCGCTGCGCCGCTCCAAGGGGCTGGCCAGCGTCATCACCTACGGTTCCCCGGTGGACGTCCTGGCCGCCCTGCCGTTGGGGCTGCCGGCCGGGATCGTGGCGCCGGGCGCGGAGTTCCTCGCCGACAAGGTCTTCCCGCACATCTCGATTCCCGGTTGGCTGGCGCGCACCGGTTTCCAGATGCTGGACCCGGTCAAGACCGCGCGCAGCCGGCTGGACTTCCTGCGCCAGCTGCACGACCGCGACGCACTGCTCCCGCGCGAGGACCAGCGCCGCTTCCTGGAGGCCGAGGGCTGGGTGGCGTGGTCCGGTCCGGCCGTGGCCGAGCTGCTGCGCCAATTCGTCTCGCACAACCGCATGATGTCGGGTGGGTTCGTCATCAACGGCGACCTCGTCACGCTGGCCGAGGTGACCTGCCCGGTCCTGGCCTTCGTCGGCGATGCTGACGACATCGGCCAGCCGGCCGCCGTGCGCGGGATCCTGCGGGCCGCCCCCAAGGCCGACGTGTGGGAGTCCCGCCTCCCCGTCGGACACTTCGGGCTGGTCGTCGGGTCGGTCTCGGGATCGCAGACCTGGCCGACGACGTCGGAGTGGATCCGCTGGCGCGACGGCACGGGGGAGCGGCCCGCCGACATCGAGCCGATGACCGACGTCGCCTCGGGTCCGGGCTCGGGCGTCACCCTCGCCTCGCGGGTCCAGCACGGCCTGAACGCCGTCGCCGACGCCGGTGTCACGGCCGGGCGGGACATCGTCGACTCGGCGGTGTCGGTGCAGCGCACCTCGCGCGCGATCGCCGCCGAATCGGTCCGGACGGTCCCGCGACTGTTCCGCCTCGGTCAGATCCAGCCGAGCACGCGGATCTCGCTGGGCAAGCTGATGTCGGAGAACAACCGTCGCGCCCGGCACAAGGAACTGTTCCTCTTCGAGGACCGCGTTCTCACGCACGACCAGGTCAACACCCGCATCGACAACGTCGTGGCGGGTCTGATCTCCTGCGGCATCCGGCCCGGCCAGCGCGTCGGCGTCCTGATGGACACCCGCCCCAGCGCCCTCGTCGTCGTCGCCGCGCTCTCCCGCTTGGGCGCCGTCGGGGTGCTCTTGACCACCGACCTGGACATCGGTGCCGGAATCACGCTCACCGAGGCGCGGGTGGTGATCGCCGATCCCAACCACCTGGAGATCGCGCGGGCCCATTCCGGTCGGGTGCTCGTCCTCGGCGGCGGCAGCGGCGACGCGCGGGTGATCGAGGCGGCCGACGGCGAGTCGGTGGTCGACATGGAGCAGATCGACCCGGCCGCCGTCGACATGCCGTCCTGGTACCGACCCGACCCGGGGATGGCCGGCGACCTCGCCTTCATCTTGTTCACCCGCGGCGCGACGTTCGAACTCACCCCGTGGCCGGTGACCAACCACCGGTTCGCGGTGTCCGCCTTCGGTGCCGCGACTGCGGCCGGGCTGACCAACAACGACACGGTGTACTGCCTGCCGCCCCTGAGTCATCCGTCGGGTCTGCTCACGACCCTCGGCGCGACATTGGTCGGCCGGTCGCGCATCGCGCTGTCGAACGGGGTCGACGCGCAGACCTTCGCCACCGAGGTACACCGCTACGGGATCACGGTGGTGTCCTACACCTGGACGATGATGCGCGAGATCGTGCGCTCGCCGGAGTTCGAGATCAACCAGCACAACCCGATCCGGTTGTTCATGGGCTCGGGTATGCCGATGGGGCTGTGGTCGGAGGTGCTCGACTCCTTCCCACGGGCCCACGTGCTGGAGTTCTTCGCGACGGCGGACGGCTCGGCGATCCTGTCCAACGTCTCCGGCGCAAAGCTGGGGGCGATGGGGCGCCCGCTGCCGGAGACCTCCGACGTCAAGGTCGCGGGGGTCGACCGGGGCAGCGACTCGCTGCGGGTCGGCGCCGACGGCTTCATCGAGGAGGCCCGGCCGGACGAGGTGGGCGTTCTGCTGTCGGCCGCACGCCTGCGTTTCGCCACGAACGGGCCGGTCCTGGCCGACGTCTTCGCCAAGCACGACCGCTGGGAGGTGTCCAACCACCTGTTCCGCACCGATGCGCAGGGCGACCTCTGGTACATGGGGGCCATCCCCTCGGTCGTCGTCTCGAAGGACGGGCCGGTCTACCGCCCGCCGATCGAGCAGGCACTGTCGTGTGCGCGCGGTGTCGACCTCGTGGCGGTGTACCGGACGCAGGTCGGCGGCGGCGCCGAGAACGGGGGAGACGACCTGGCCGTCGCCGCGATCACCGCCCGCGACGGCGAGGCCGACGCGATCACGGTGTCTTCCTTGCGCGTCGCGCTGGGCGGTCTGCCCGCCGCGGAGCGGCCACACCTGATCCGCCTGGTGGACAAGATCGCGCTGAGCGAGTCGTATCGCCCGCTGACCGGCGAACTCGTCGCCCAGGGCGTGCCGAAACCCGGGGTGCGCGTCTGGTACCGCGACGAGCAGGGCGGTTATCGCCGCTTCACCAAGGCGGTGGCCGCCGAGCGCGGGTGGCAGTAG
- a CDS encoding HAD-IIA family hydrolase, giving the protein MSAGDDRRRGREGDRRGDHRGSGVRGGGQRGSGPQRGGNRPGSRPGAGRPNGDRPGPARSRPRPDEPAIPDDVTPNDLDPEVRRDLRALDKASADAVARHLVMVGRLADEDPVLALAHARAARERASRIGVIRETAGIAAYHAGEWQEALGELRAAKRLQGGTSLLPLIADCERGLGRPERALDIARGEDARLLTDDERIEMLIVEAGARLDLGEPEKAVVTLQRADLTPGQTGPEPTRLFYAYAEALLAAGRDDEATTWFMNAAAADVDDLTDAELRVVELSDPDYQPTEPENPATRPETAAIEPETAASDPVVSSREPETVSSEPESSSNEPETASTEPGPTLAEEYDAVLLDLDGTVFAGHAAVPGAIDAVAALPAERIRYVTNNASRRPAEVADHLRDLGFDAVPDQVVTSAQAGARLAARQLPSGSTVLVVGTDGLAAEVAEVGLVPTRTAADDPRAVIQGHSTETGWADLSEAALAIAAGAVWIATNVDTTLPSERGLLIGNGSMVAAVASATDATPLVAGKPAAPLLHDAIESVGSTRPLVVGDRLDTDIEGANTVEADSLMVLTGVSSLRDVLAAPVDRRPTHIARGLPALLEPASASEIGRHHPWEVRIDGSRVRITSRAVTAEAATALPALVAAVWTASLDAAAVGDLAVTSDNPAVVEMLRDLGVG; this is encoded by the coding sequence ATGAGCGCAGGCGACGATAGGCGACGCGGCCGCGAGGGCGACCGACGCGGAGACCACCGCGGCAGCGGAGTGCGCGGTGGTGGGCAACGCGGCAGCGGTCCCCAACGGGGTGGCAATCGCCCGGGGAGTCGTCCCGGCGCCGGCCGTCCGAACGGCGATCGCCCCGGGCCCGCGCGCAGTCGGCCGCGCCCCGACGAGCCGGCGATCCCCGACGACGTCACGCCGAATGACCTGGACCCCGAGGTCCGCCGCGACCTGCGCGCCCTGGACAAAGCGAGTGCCGACGCGGTGGCGCGGCATCTCGTCATGGTCGGGCGTCTGGCCGACGAGGACCCGGTATTGGCGTTGGCCCACGCACGGGCGGCACGTGAGCGCGCCAGCCGGATCGGGGTCATCCGTGAAACCGCCGGTATCGCCGCCTATCACGCCGGCGAATGGCAGGAGGCGCTCGGTGAACTCCGGGCGGCCAAGCGATTGCAGGGCGGCACGTCGTTGCTGCCGCTCATCGCCGACTGCGAGCGGGGCCTCGGACGTCCCGAGCGGGCGCTCGACATCGCCCGCGGCGAGGACGCGCGCTTGTTGACCGACGACGAGCGGATAGAGATGCTCATCGTCGAAGCTGGCGCCCGCCTCGACCTGGGCGAGCCGGAGAAGGCCGTCGTCACCCTGCAGCGGGCGGATCTGACCCCGGGACAGACCGGACCGGAGCCCACCCGACTGTTCTACGCATATGCCGAGGCCTTGTTGGCGGCCGGTCGCGATGACGAGGCGACCACCTGGTTCATGAATGCGGCTGCGGCCGACGTCGACGACCTGACCGATGCGGAGCTGCGCGTCGTCGAACTCTCCGACCCGGACTACCAGCCGACCGAACCCGAGAACCCGGCGACCCGGCCGGAGACTGCGGCGATTGAGCCGGAGACCGCGGCAAGCGACCCCGTGGTCTCGTCGCGCGAACCGGAGACTGTCTCCAGCGAACCCGAATCGTCGTCGAATGAGCCCGAGACCGCGTCGACCGAGCCCGGTCCGACGCTGGCCGAGGAATACGACGCGGTGCTGCTCGACCTGGACGGCACCGTTTTCGCCGGGCATGCGGCGGTCCCGGGGGCGATCGACGCCGTGGCCGCCCTCCCTGCCGAGCGGATCCGCTATGTGACCAACAACGCCAGCCGACGTCCCGCCGAGGTGGCCGACCATCTTCGCGACCTCGGTTTCGACGCCGTGCCCGACCAGGTTGTGACCAGCGCCCAGGCCGGGGCACGGCTGGCCGCCCGGCAGTTGCCGAGCGGTTCGACGGTGCTGGTCGTCGGCACCGACGGATTGGCGGCGGAGGTCGCCGAGGTCGGTCTGGTTCCGACCCGCACCGCCGCCGACGATCCGCGGGCCGTCATCCAGGGCCACTCGACCGAGACCGGTTGGGCCGACCTGTCCGAGGCGGCGCTGGCGATCGCGGCCGGGGCGGTCTGGATCGCGACCAACGTCGACACCACCCTGCCGTCGGAGCGCGGACTCCTCATCGGCAACGGTTCGATGGTGGCCGCCGTGGCCTCCGCGACCGACGCCACGCCCCTCGTCGCCGGGAAGCCAGCGGCCCCGCTGCTGCACGACGCGATCGAGAGTGTCGGCTCGACCCGGCCTCTGGTCGTCGGCGATCGTCTCGATACCGACATCGAAGGAGCCAACACCGTCGAGGCGGACAGCCTCATGGTGCTGACCGGCGTCAGCTCGCTTCGCGACGTCCTCGCCGCCCCCGTCGACCGCCGACCGACGCATATCGCGCGCGGTCTGCCGGCCCTGCTGGAGCCCGCATCGGCGTCAGAGATCGGTCGTCACCACCCGTGGGAGGTACGGATCGACGGTTCGCGCGTCCGGATCACGTCGCGCGCGGTGACCGCCGAGGCGGCGACGGCCCTCCCTGCGCTCGTCGCGGCGGTGTGGACCGCCTCGCTCGACGCCGCCGCGGTGGGCGATCTCGCGGTGACCTCGGACAATCCGGCGGTGGTCGAGATGCTGCGAGATCTCGGCGTCGGATAG
- a CDS encoding DUF2382 domain-containing protein: MIPQTRVGGFRLIGMDVTQGAAENPYPADPGRMTVGLHQEYLTATTREVVTGVAQVRTSVVNEQAEIEVPVSREVVEVDRVAVNDREVDEVPTPYWDGDTFVVPVVEEELVVVKRLVVREEVRVTRQRKTKNMVIDGEVRRQRVDVVQVDPHHRVRAEIPIHPRGVGYGETKDAGGDT, translated from the coding sequence GTGATTCCACAAACCCGCGTTGGCGGGTTTAGGCTGATTGGCATGGATGTGACGCAAGGTGCTGCAGAGAACCCATATCCTGCGGACCCGGGACGAATGACCGTCGGGCTTCACCAGGAATATCTGACGGCCACGACCCGTGAGGTTGTCACCGGTGTTGCGCAGGTGCGGACCTCGGTGGTCAACGAGCAGGCCGAGATCGAGGTTCCGGTGAGCCGCGAGGTCGTCGAGGTGGACCGCGTCGCCGTGAACGATCGCGAAGTCGACGAGGTGCCGACCCCGTATTGGGACGGTGACACCTTCGTGGTGCCGGTAGTCGAAGAAGAACTCGTCGTCGTCAAGCGGTTGGTCGTGCGCGAAGAAGTGCGAGTCACGCGACAGCGGAAGACGAAGAACATGGTGATCGACGGCGAGGTGCGGCGACAGCGCGTCGACGTCGTCCAGGTCGACCCGCATCATCGCGTCCGCGCGGAGATCCCGATTCACCCCAGGGGTGTTGGATATGGGGAAACCAAGGACGCCGGCGGCGATACCTAG
- the recN gene encoding DNA repair protein RecN, with product MLEELTIAGLGVLENASAEFDPGFTVLTGETGAGKTMVVTSLHLLSGGRADASRVRTGHEKAVVEGRFRLDGAAGPAVGEILESAGAQADDASLIAIRTVGSDGRSRAHLGGRSVPVGVLGQVTSSMLTIHGQNDQLRLLRGDQQRAALDRFGGPDLAAALETYRTARARWVRLADELEQRRASSFELAQEADRLRFAVQELEAVSPEPGEDVALTATIKRLSDLERVRSAGVQAHALATGDADAVGDTGQGVITELGQIRTLLETSGDAALEALLPRVGEALAIVTDLASELSGIVAGLPADAAELDQLLVRQSELKALTRKYAPDVDGVREWWEQARTRLAEIDDPSESLEELTESVAAAAEEVGVAAAALRALRVDAAAKLADRVTEELGGLAMGDAALRVTVTPDLTEGVPEAEAAATTVTAVTPAGRRVLPVDGQRCRVGGDGADLVEFALVPHRDAVPMPIAKSASGGELSRVMLALEVVLASPEGGSVMVFDEVDAGVGGRAAVEIGRRLARLARNHQVIVVTHLPQVAAFADHHVVIGKDDGGATSSVRTLTGDERVGELARMLAGLGDTDTGRAHAEELLSTAQAERVG from the coding sequence ATGCTGGAGGAATTGACGATCGCCGGGCTCGGGGTGCTGGAGAACGCCTCGGCCGAGTTCGATCCGGGGTTCACCGTTCTGACCGGCGAGACCGGCGCGGGTAAGACGATGGTCGTCACCAGCCTGCACCTGTTGTCCGGCGGCCGGGCCGACGCGAGCCGGGTCCGCACCGGACACGAGAAGGCCGTCGTCGAAGGCCGCTTCCGGCTCGACGGCGCCGCCGGGCCCGCGGTCGGCGAGATCCTCGAGTCGGCCGGCGCCCAGGCCGACGACGCCTCGCTGATCGCGATCCGGACCGTCGGCTCCGACGGCCGGTCTCGCGCGCACCTGGGGGGTCGGTCTGTCCCGGTCGGTGTCCTGGGTCAGGTCACCAGCTCGATGCTGACGATTCACGGTCAGAACGACCAGCTCCGGCTGCTGCGGGGCGACCAACAGCGCGCGGCGCTCGACCGGTTCGGCGGCCCTGACCTCGCCGCCGCGCTCGAGACGTACCGGACGGCGCGCGCCCGGTGGGTACGGCTCGCCGACGAGTTGGAACAACGGCGCGCCAGCTCGTTCGAGCTGGCACAGGAAGCCGACCGCCTGCGGTTCGCGGTGCAGGAATTGGAGGCGGTGAGTCCCGAGCCCGGCGAGGATGTCGCGTTGACGGCGACGATCAAACGGCTCAGCGACCTCGAGCGGGTGCGCTCGGCCGGGGTCCAGGCGCATGCGCTGGCCACCGGGGACGCCGATGCCGTCGGCGACACCGGTCAAGGGGTCATCACCGAACTCGGACAGATCCGCACATTGCTCGAGACGTCGGGGGATGCGGCGCTGGAGGCCCTGCTGCCGCGAGTCGGCGAGGCGCTGGCCATCGTGACCGACCTCGCGTCGGAGTTGTCCGGGATCGTCGCGGGACTGCCGGCCGACGCCGCCGAACTCGATCAGCTGCTGGTGCGGCAGAGTGAACTCAAGGCCCTCACGCGCAAGTACGCGCCGGATGTCGACGGCGTCCGGGAGTGGTGGGAGCAGGCGCGGACGCGGTTGGCCGAGATCGACGACCCGTCCGAGTCCCTCGAGGAGTTGACCGAATCGGTGGCCGCTGCTGCAGAAGAGGTGGGCGTCGCGGCCGCCGCGCTGCGCGCCCTGCGGGTCGATGCCGCCGCGAAGCTGGCCGATCGCGTGACCGAGGAGCTGGGCGGCTTGGCGATGGGCGATGCGGCGCTGCGGGTCACGGTGACCCCCGACCTGACCGAAGGCGTACCGGAGGCAGAGGCCGCGGCGACGACGGTCACGGCGGTGACGCCCGCCGGCCGACGAGTGCTGCCCGTCGACGGTCAGCGCTGCCGGGTCGGTGGCGACGGTGCCGATCTGGTCGAATTCGCTCTGGTGCCGCACCGCGACGCCGTGCCGATGCCGATAGCGAAGTCGGCCTCCGGTGGTGAGCTCTCCCGCGTCATGCTCGCGTTGGAGGTCGTGCTCGCCTCACCCGAGGGTGGATCGGTGATGGTATTCGACGAGGTCGACGCCGGGGTCGGCGGGCGCGCCGCCGTGGAGATCGGACGACGGCTGGCGCGTTTGGCGCGAAACCACCAGGTCATCGTCGTCACCCACCTACCGCAGGTGGCGGCATTCGCCGATCACCACGTCGTGATCGGCAAGGATGACGGAGGCGCGACGAGTTCGGTGCGCACGTTGACCGGCGACGAACGAGTCGGCGAGTTGGCGCGGATGTTGGCCGGGCTCGGCGACACCGACACGGGACGGGCGCATGCCGAAGAACTGTTGTCGACGGCACAGGCAGAGCGGGTCGGCTGA
- a CDS encoding NAD kinase: protein MSVETRDSGDRSFLIVAHTGRDDLLPTLEAIAVRCAAGGVAMRIADADHRGAAQRADIDFDRLRELGATVTHVEHGDAAADGCEVVIALGGDGTFLRAAELAHPASVPVIGINLGHIGFLAEAEAGAVDEVIGRLIDGRYDVEPRMTLDVTVVGADGAILLHSWALNEVVVQNDTHRGVLELVTEVDGRPVSAFGADGVLVSTPTGSTAYAFSAGGPVMWPDLEAILVVPSNAHALFARPMVTSPHSRIAVEVESDGHAAIAMCDGRRSVLLPPGARVEVVRSDRSVQWVRVDPEPFTDRLVTKFNLPVTGWRGRREQPGQHRHHGGSG, encoded by the coding sequence GTGAGCGTCGAGACGCGGGATTCCGGCGACCGGTCCTTCCTCATCGTCGCGCACACCGGCCGTGACGACTTGCTGCCCACGCTGGAGGCCATCGCGGTGCGGTGTGCGGCAGGCGGGGTGGCGATGCGCATCGCCGATGCCGATCATCGCGGCGCGGCCCAACGCGCCGACATCGACTTCGACCGGCTGCGCGAACTGGGCGCCACCGTCACCCACGTCGAACACGGCGATGCCGCCGCTGACGGCTGCGAGGTGGTGATCGCCCTCGGCGGCGACGGCACCTTCCTGCGCGCGGCCGAACTCGCCCATCCCGCCTCGGTCCCGGTCATCGGCATCAACCTCGGGCATATCGGGTTCCTCGCCGAGGCGGAGGCGGGGGCGGTCGACGAGGTGATCGGCCGGCTCATCGACGGCAGGTACGACGTCGAGCCGCGCATGACTCTGGACGTCACCGTCGTCGGCGCGGATGGCGCCATCCTCCTGCATTCCTGGGCGCTCAACGAGGTCGTGGTCCAGAACGACACCCACCGCGGGGTGTTGGAACTGGTCACCGAGGTCGACGGCCGGCCGGTGTCGGCATTCGGCGCCGACGGAGTGCTGGTCTCCACGCCGACCGGGTCGACCGCCTACGCGTTCTCGGCCGGCGGCCCGGTGATGTGGCCCGACCTTGAGGCGATCCTGGTCGTCCCGAGCAATGCGCACGCACTGTTCGCCCGGCCGATGGTGACCTCCCCGCATTCGCGGATCGCCGTGGAGGTCGAATCCGACGGCCATGCGGCCATCGCGATGTGCGACGGTCGGCGGTCGGTGCTGCTGCCGCCCGGTGCCCGCGTCGAGGTGGTGCGCAGCGACCGCTCGGTGCAATGGGTGCGGGTCGACCCGGAACCGTTCACCGATCGACTGGTCACCAAGTTCAATCTGCCGGTCACCGGCTGGCGCGGACGTCGGGAGCAGCCCGGCCAGCACCGGCACCACGGGGGGAGCGGCTAA